The following are encoded in a window of Limibacter armeniacum genomic DNA:
- a CDS encoding alpha/beta fold hydrolase, translating to MTTKNPITYISSFLSVQGGEVEFIRFGNGNKLLICFHGFGDNAELFKSIAPSLSQGYTVYAISLPYHGNTAWKESNFGVGDFIEIVEVIQKETGADRFSLMGYSMGGRVTLCLLEHFATQLDKVFLCASDGIRTHKIYNFSLMPTWYVRTAKLLVMIPAVLFGLVNFAYRFGFVSKFLFDFTNNHLATRKQRKRFFSCIHFFRHTTINLKDVQTLLNKHNIPVEMYFGIRDEVILLDGVKKFQHGLQNARLYELNKGHLLIDKDLDILLDEHLNTTIA from the coding sequence ATGACAACCAAAAACCCAATCACCTATATATCCTCATTTCTTAGCGTTCAGGGGGGAGAAGTAGAATTTATCAGGTTTGGTAATGGAAATAAGTTACTGATTTGCTTTCATGGCTTTGGAGACAATGCTGAATTATTCAAAAGCATTGCACCTTCTCTTTCTCAAGGATATACGGTTTATGCTATTAGCCTTCCTTATCATGGTAATACCGCTTGGAAAGAAAGTAACTTTGGTGTTGGAGATTTTATCGAGATTGTAGAAGTTATTCAAAAAGAAACAGGAGCAGATCGCTTTAGTTTGATGGGATATAGCATGGGAGGGAGGGTAACGCTTTGCCTCTTGGAGCATTTTGCTACACAACTGGATAAAGTATTTTTGTGTGCGTCAGACGGTATCCGAACACATAAGATCTACAATTTCTCCTTAATGCCTACATGGTATGTAAGAACTGCAAAACTCTTGGTGATGATCCCTGCCGTACTCTTTGGATTGGTCAACTTTGCCTACCGATTCGGCTTTGTCTCAAAATTTCTATTCGATTTTACAAATAACCATTTGGCTACACGAAAGCAGAGAAAACGTTTCTTTAGCTGTATTCACTTTTTTAGGCATACGACAATTAACCTAAAGGATGTTCAAACCTTATTGAACAAACACAATATCCCAGTAGAAATGTATTTTGGAATCAGAGATGAAGTGATACTATTGGATGGTGTCAAAAAATTCCAACATGGCTTACAGAATGCCCGACTTTATGAACTCAATAAAGGACACCTATTAATTGATAAGGATTTAGATATACTACTTGATGAACATCTAAATACTACAATTGCTTAA
- the mutL gene encoding DNA mismatch repair endonuclease MutL has translation MQDVIRLLPESLANQIAAGEVVQRPASVVKELLENSVDAGSANITLIVKDAGKTLIQVIDDGKGMSETDARMSFERHATSKITSTDDLFAIHTFGFRGEALASIAAVSQVEMKTRREDDEMGTLIEVEGGERKEQEPVSVPVGTSIAVKNLFFNIPARRKFLKSNPVEMKHIIDEFQRVALVNPEISMTLYQDDNEVYNLRAGKMAKRIISIFGRSHQEQLFPCQEDLEVMSVNGYIGKPESAKKTRGEQFFFVNGRFIKHSYLHHAVMTAYEGLLPDSTYPFYMLNIQVDPKDVDVNVHPTKTEVKFTDERTLYAIVSAAVKQALASYGVAPSIDFGVDVNFANENSSEEGSQENSMFASSGINVDFTEVPMTFPSKASGGDHSFSSDDMPFDNDDSSRFVTKVSSRINNWDDKTSLPQPAFKTAWQQYDPMEMESDNFPDGQQAIIPEEEQSSPAAITFSSRANELDEHKQDEEDTKLGDKIEPIQLRNRYILYQVKSGIMLLNQEAAHERILYERFLHEIENHSGVTQKLLFPNTLSLNPADFVLLSEFTNEIASLGFSIQIKSQNTVVVNGVPAIIKDANEQDILEGIIEQIKYNTSHLSISHAENIARSLAKRTCIKQGQVMETAEMRSIIEQLFACSNPNYSPDGRKTIVLLRMDEIEKLFQ, from the coding sequence ATGCAAGATGTAATACGTCTCCTTCCTGAGTCATTAGCAAACCAGATAGCAGCTGGCGAAGTAGTACAGCGCCCTGCTTCAGTAGTGAAGGAGTTGCTCGAAAATTCTGTGGATGCTGGTAGCGCCAACATCACCCTGATTGTCAAGGATGCAGGTAAAACCTTGATTCAGGTGATTGATGATGGAAAGGGCATGTCTGAAACAGATGCTCGGATGAGTTTTGAGCGTCATGCGACTTCCAAGATTACTTCTACTGATGATTTGTTTGCTATACATACCTTTGGTTTCAGAGGAGAAGCATTGGCCTCAATTGCTGCGGTCTCACAAGTGGAGATGAAAACCCGCCGTGAGGATGATGAAATGGGAACCCTGATTGAAGTGGAAGGTGGAGAGCGTAAGGAGCAAGAGCCTGTATCAGTACCTGTTGGCACCTCAATAGCGGTAAAAAACCTCTTCTTTAATATTCCAGCCCGAAGAAAATTCCTCAAATCCAATCCAGTCGAGATGAAACACATCATAGATGAGTTTCAGCGTGTGGCGTTGGTGAATCCTGAAATTAGTATGACACTTTATCAGGATGATAATGAGGTGTATAACCTAAGAGCAGGAAAGATGGCCAAAAGGATTATTTCAATCTTTGGTAGGTCGCATCAAGAACAGCTATTTCCATGTCAGGAAGACTTGGAGGTAATGTCTGTCAACGGTTATATCGGTAAGCCAGAAAGTGCTAAGAAGACAAGAGGAGAACAGTTTTTCTTTGTCAATGGAAGATTTATCAAGCACTCATATTTGCATCACGCTGTAATGACGGCTTATGAAGGGTTGTTGCCAGACAGTACCTATCCTTTCTATATGCTGAACATTCAGGTCGATCCAAAAGATGTCGATGTGAATGTGCACCCAACCAAAACAGAAGTTAAGTTTACAGATGAGCGTACACTTTATGCGATTGTAAGTGCTGCTGTAAAGCAGGCATTGGCAAGTTATGGTGTAGCTCCATCCATTGACTTTGGTGTGGATGTAAACTTTGCTAATGAAAACAGTTCTGAAGAAGGAAGTCAGGAAAACAGCATGTTTGCGTCATCAGGAATCAATGTAGATTTCACTGAAGTCCCTATGACTTTCCCATCAAAAGCATCAGGCGGAGATCATTCATTCTCTTCTGATGATATGCCTTTTGACAATGATGATTCATCAAGGTTTGTAACCAAGGTATCTTCCCGTATCAACAACTGGGATGATAAGACATCATTGCCACAGCCTGCTTTCAAGACGGCTTGGCAACAGTATGATCCGATGGAGATGGAGTCTGATAATTTCCCTGACGGGCAACAGGCAATCATTCCTGAAGAAGAGCAAAGTTCTCCTGCTGCTATTACATTCAGTAGTAGAGCAAATGAGTTGGATGAGCATAAGCAGGACGAAGAGGATACAAAACTTGGAGATAAAATAGAGCCTATTCAGCTTAGAAATAGGTATATACTCTATCAGGTAAAGTCGGGAATTATGCTTCTAAACCAAGAAGCAGCACATGAGCGTATTTTGTACGAGCGTTTTCTACATGAAATTGAAAACCATTCGGGAGTGACACAGAAGCTGCTTTTCCCGAACACGCTTTCATTGAACCCTGCTGATTTTGTGCTTTTATCTGAGTTTACGAATGAGATCGCTTCATTAGGTTTCTCAATTCAGATCAAGAGTCAGAATACAGTAGTGGTTAATGGGGTACCTGCTATTATCAAAGATGCTAACGAACAGGATATACTAGAGGGAATTATTGAGCAGATTAAATACAACACATCTCACCTAAGTATATCACATGCGGAAAATATTGCAAGATCGTTGGCAAAACGTACTTGTATCAAGCAGGGACAAGTAATGGAAACGGCAGAAATGAGATCCATTATTGAGCAACTATTTGCTTGTTCAAACCCTAATTATTCTCCTGATGGACGAAAAACAATTGTATTGTTGAGAATGGATGAGATAGAAAAATTATTTCAGTAG
- the ettA gene encoding energy-dependent translational throttle protein EttA: protein MSNETIIFSMAGVSKTYPPNKQVLKNIYLSFFYGAKIGVLGLNGSGKSSLLKIIAGLDKSSNGEVVFSPGYSVGYLEQEPQLDPEKTVKEVVQEGVQEVVDLLQEFEDINMKFADPAVLDDPDAMNKLIERQGEVQEKLDHVNAWELDSKLDRAMDALRCPPEDAKVENLSGGEKRRVALCRLLLQQPDVLLLDEPTNHLDAESVFWLEQHLQQYQGTVIAVTHDRYFLDNVAGWILELDRGEGIPWKGNYSSWLEQKQKRLADEEKQESKRQKTLERELDWIRMTPKGRHAKQKARLNAYEQMLSEEGREKEAKLELYIPPGPRLGSKVIEANGVMKAFGDKILYEDLNFTLPQNGIVGIVGPNGAGKTTLFKMITGKDTPDKGTFEVGETVEIAYVDQEHDYLDPNKTVWETISEGNELMQLGDREINSRAYVSKFNFPGADQQKKVGELSGGMRNRVHLALALKSHANLLLLDEPTNDLDVNTLRALEEGLENFAGCAVVISHDRWFLDRICTHLLVFEGDSSVRYFEGNFSEYEEKRRQEVGDITPKRLKYKKLMK from the coding sequence ATGAGTAACGAAACAATCATCTTTTCAATGGCTGGTGTAAGTAAAACTTACCCACCGAATAAGCAAGTACTTAAGAACATTTACCTGTCATTCTTTTATGGAGCCAAGATCGGTGTCCTAGGTCTGAATGGCTCAGGTAAGTCTTCCCTGCTGAAAATCATTGCAGGTCTTGATAAGAGCTCCAATGGAGAAGTTGTATTCTCCCCTGGCTACTCTGTAGGTTACCTTGAGCAGGAACCTCAGCTTGATCCGGAAAAGACCGTCAAGGAGGTAGTGCAAGAGGGTGTTCAAGAAGTTGTTGATTTGCTTCAGGAGTTTGAAGATATCAACATGAAATTTGCAGACCCTGCGGTATTGGATGATCCTGATGCCATGAACAAGCTGATAGAACGTCAGGGTGAGGTTCAGGAAAAACTAGATCATGTAAATGCGTGGGAACTTGACAGCAAGCTTGATAGGGCGATGGATGCATTGAGATGCCCTCCTGAAGATGCTAAAGTTGAAAACCTATCAGGTGGTGAAAAGCGTCGCGTAGCTCTTTGTCGTTTGTTATTGCAGCAACCAGATGTTCTCTTACTTGACGAACCTACCAACCACTTGGATGCAGAGTCTGTATTTTGGTTGGAGCAGCACTTACAACAATATCAAGGAACTGTTATAGCCGTTACCCACGACCGTTATTTCCTTGATAATGTTGCAGGTTGGATTCTTGAACTTGACAGAGGTGAAGGTATTCCTTGGAAAGGAAACTACTCTTCATGGTTGGAGCAAAAGCAAAAACGCTTGGCTGACGAAGAGAAGCAGGAGTCTAAACGCCAGAAGACACTCGAAAGAGAGCTTGACTGGATTAGAATGACTCCTAAGGGTAGACATGCCAAGCAGAAAGCTCGTCTGAATGCCTATGAGCAAATGCTTTCTGAAGAAGGCAGGGAGAAAGAAGCTAAACTGGAACTATACATCCCACCAGGGCCAAGATTGGGTAGCAAGGTGATTGAAGCCAATGGAGTAATGAAAGCCTTCGGAGACAAAATCCTTTACGAAGACCTGAACTTTACTTTGCCACAAAATGGTATTGTTGGGATTGTTGGTCCAAACGGTGCGGGTAAGACAACCTTATTTAAAATGATCACTGGTAAAGACACGCCAGATAAAGGTACATTTGAAGTAGGGGAAACCGTAGAGATTGCTTATGTGGATCAGGAGCATGATTACCTTGACCCTAACAAGACAGTTTGGGAGACAATTTCTGAAGGGAACGAGCTTATGCAATTGGGTGATCGCGAGATTAACTCAAGAGCTTATGTAAGTAAGTTTAACTTCCCAGGAGCTGACCAACAGAAGAAAGTTGGAGAGCTTTCAGGAGGTATGAGAAACCGAGTACACTTGGCGTTGGCGCTAAAATCACATGCAAACCTATTGTTGCTTGATGAGCCTACCAACGACCTTGATGTTAACACACTTCGTGCTTTGGAAGAAGGTTTAGAGAACTTTGCAGGTTGTGCGGTAGTAATTTCTCACGACCGTTGGTTCCTTGACCGTATTTGTACACACCTTCTGGTATTTGAAGGAGATTCAAGTGTAAGGTACTTTGAGGGGAACTTCTCAGAGTATGAAGAAAAACGCAGACAAGAAGTGGGAGATATTACTCCTAAGCGTTTGAAATACAAGAAACTGATGAAGTAA
- a CDS encoding DUF349 domain-containing protein, translating into MSTTPIKEYKDITEYGYIKDGKVYLRGYYHFKDREIGVVRESDEESLKYFVNRFDMVTKKVMDVKEAVAKAENKGSYLMKLIHMRTYLAQYNGLGDFTQLFEVINVLEDEINEYIEKNREKNYNIKKALLKEAEEWKGSTDWKKASFKFKELKMNWIKTGSAHKEIEPTLSERFNKALEEFYERRTFFYKEQARILKIRLTKYTSLLNQIRRINRIGGGAEFSQEVKDIQKEWRDVGKVPRNKFMKISGDFKRETTKFFNSLKQNTRFTPPARRKSGVEVKKELLETAEIYLSNGAPYNIANIKQLQNSWKSLGKQPSQEDKELNLRFRIICNEIFESHFLERTAKNLHPDLYSKSDFEQLKIKLDLLRDSINQDEQELDEFNMKYGSSLAASGGKNPEDFALYQERNNFVNKLKTKQRILKKLEDQLLAL; encoded by the coding sequence ATGTCAACTACCCCAATTAAAGAGTACAAGGACATCACCGAATATGGCTACATCAAAGACGGCAAAGTTTACCTAAGAGGCTACTATCACTTTAAAGATCGTGAAATAGGTGTTGTGCGTGAAAGCGATGAAGAATCCCTTAAATACTTTGTGAACCGCTTCGATATGGTCACCAAAAAGGTGATGGATGTGAAAGAAGCTGTAGCAAAAGCAGAAAACAAGGGTTCTTATCTAATGAAGTTGATCCATATGCGTACGTATTTGGCTCAATACAATGGCCTTGGAGATTTTACCCAACTTTTCGAGGTTATCAATGTGCTTGAGGATGAAATCAACGAGTACATTGAGAAAAACAGGGAGAAGAACTACAATATCAAAAAGGCTCTTCTGAAAGAAGCTGAAGAATGGAAAGGAAGCACTGATTGGAAAAAAGCTTCATTCAAGTTCAAAGAGCTTAAGATGAACTGGATCAAAACAGGTAGTGCACACAAAGAAATTGAACCTACTCTTTCTGAAAGATTCAATAAAGCACTTGAGGAATTCTATGAAAGAAGAACATTCTTCTACAAAGAACAAGCTCGCATCCTTAAGATCCGCCTGACCAAGTATACCAGCTTGTTGAACCAGATCAGACGAATCAACCGCATCGGTGGTGGCGCTGAATTCTCGCAAGAAGTAAAAGATATCCAAAAAGAGTGGAGAGACGTTGGTAAAGTTCCAAGAAACAAGTTCATGAAGATCAGTGGTGACTTCAAACGTGAAACTACCAAGTTCTTCAACTCACTGAAGCAGAACACAAGATTTACACCTCCTGCTAGAAGAAAATCAGGCGTGGAAGTCAAGAAAGAGTTACTTGAAACTGCTGAAATTTACCTGAGCAACGGAGCTCCATATAATATTGCAAATATTAAGCAGCTACAGAACTCATGGAAATCTCTAGGTAAACAACCTTCACAAGAGGATAAAGAACTGAACCTGAGATTCCGTATTATCTGTAATGAAATCTTCGAAAGCCACTTCTTAGAAAGAACGGCGAAAAACCTTCACCCAGACCTGTACAGTAAGTCTGATTTTGAGCAACTGAAAATCAAATTGGACTTGTTGAGAGATTCCATTAATCAGGATGAGCAGGAACTGGATGAGTTCAACATGAAATACGGATCATCTCTTGCTGCAAGTGGAGGTAAAAATCCTGAGGATTTCGCTTTGTATCAAGAGAGAAACAACTTTGTGAATAAACTGAAGACAAAACAACGTATCCTGAAAAAATTAGAGGATCAGTTGTTAGCTCTATAA
- a CDS encoding 1-aminocyclopropane-1-carboxylate deaminase/D-cysteine desulfhydrase produces MKDIHEGTPLEQIHDPVIESYGVELFIKRDDLIHPAISGNKWRKLKYNIEEAKRQKKRKLLTFGGAYSNHIYAVAYAGKRFGFETVGIIRGEEHLPLNATLTYAKSVGMELLYMDRATFRKHDNEEIIEELKQQLGDFYLVPMGGTNRFAIPGCMEIVKEVNAVTEEYDYICSACGTGGTLAGIIVGMNNNKKVIGFPALKGADFLSDDINTLLHESEVDKAFNNWELNLDYHFGGYAKKKPELMSFIKGFQERTGVELEFIYTGKMMFGIYDLIQNGFFKRGEKVIAVHTGGLQVNH; encoded by the coding sequence GTGAAAGACATACACGAAGGAACTCCTTTGGAGCAGATACACGACCCCGTAATCGAAAGTTACGGGGTTGAGCTTTTTATTAAGCGAGATGACCTGATACATCCTGCAATTTCAGGTAACAAATGGAGAAAACTCAAATACAATATAGAGGAAGCCAAAAGGCAGAAGAAGAGAAAGCTACTTACTTTTGGCGGAGCTTACTCAAACCATATTTATGCAGTAGCGTATGCCGGGAAGCGTTTTGGTTTTGAGACGGTAGGGATCATCAGAGGAGAAGAGCATTTACCTCTAAATGCTACACTTACTTATGCAAAGAGTGTAGGAATGGAATTGCTTTATATGGATCGGGCTACGTTTCGAAAACATGACAATGAAGAAATTATAGAAGAGCTAAAACAACAGCTAGGTGATTTTTACTTGGTTCCGATGGGAGGAACAAACCGCTTTGCCATACCTGGCTGTATGGAAATCGTGAAAGAAGTAAATGCTGTCACAGAGGAGTACGATTATATTTGCAGTGCCTGTGGTACAGGAGGGACTTTAGCGGGAATCATTGTAGGTATGAACAACAACAAGAAAGTGATTGGTTTTCCAGCATTAAAAGGAGCAGACTTTCTTTCTGATGATATCAATACTTTACTGCACGAATCAGAAGTAGATAAGGCATTCAATAATTGGGAACTAAACCTTGATTATCATTTTGGCGGATACGCAAAGAAAAAGCCGGAATTAATGTCATTTATAAAAGGCTTTCAAGAGCGAACGGGTGTTGAGCTTGAGTTTATTTATACAGGCAAGATGATGTTTGGTATTTATGATTTGATTCAAAATGGCTTTTTTAAGAGAGGTGAAAAAGTGATAGCCGTACATACAGGAGGATTGCAAGTCAACCATTGA
- the hslV gene encoding ATP-dependent protease subunit HslV encodes MTKFRSTTVLAVVKDGKVAIGADGQATFGNTVAKSNVRKVRKLQDGKVAVGFAGSTADAFTLMERFEEKLNGYGGNMKRAAIELAKDWRTDRFLRRLEAMMIVANKEEVLIISGTGDVIEPDNQIAAIGSGSMYAQAAAFALQKHATHLSAEEMVREGLNIAGDICIYTNHNLVIEVLE; translated from the coding sequence ATGACAAAATTCAGATCTACAACCGTCTTAGCTGTTGTAAAAGATGGCAAGGTTGCAATAGGTGCCGACGGACAGGCAACATTTGGCAATACAGTAGCCAAAAGTAATGTTCGTAAAGTAAGAAAACTTCAGGATGGAAAAGTAGCTGTTGGTTTTGCGGGTTCTACAGCAGATGCCTTTACGCTTATGGAGCGTTTTGAAGAAAAGCTGAACGGTTATGGAGGCAATATGAAAAGAGCTGCAATCGAATTGGCGAAGGATTGGCGTACGGATAGGTTTCTCCGTAGGTTAGAAGCAATGATGATTGTAGCAAATAAAGAAGAAGTACTGATTATTTCGGGAACTGGAGATGTAATTGAGCCTGATAACCAGATTGCGGCGATCGGTTCTGGTAGTATGTATGCACAGGCGGCTGCATTTGCATTACAAAAACACGCGACTCATCTTTCAGCAGAAGAAATGGTTAGAGAGGGTTTGAATATAGCTGGTGATATCTGTATTTACACCAACCACAACCTTGTGATTGAAGTTTTAGAATAG
- a CDS encoding M1 family metallopeptidase — MNIPFRQLSASLIIIIGFLGCKTSQPGTPPEPNIVIEETDDSTSIVEELMKQPASRPAWAQEKGVYHPEQTKFFDLKNTKLDIRFDWENQYVIGKATLTMAPYFYPQEKIILDAKGFDINAVELKSSNGNQSLKYNYDGLLLTISLDKTYNRNETIDIIIDYIAKPNELQSMGSDAITSDKGLYFINPLGKETGKPQQIWTQGETEASSCWFPTFDAPNVKTKQEIYITVEDRFKTISNGKLISQQQNKDGSRTDYWKQELPHAPYLFAMAVGEFAIVEDTWNGKKVGYVVESEFEQYAKDIFGNTPEMMTFYSKVFNYDFAWDKYYQIVVRDFVSGAMENTSASIFMESLQVDDRTLLDQSWDFIIAHELIHHWFGDLVTCESWANLPLNESFANYGEYLWIEHKYGPDEAEMHKEQELMQYLYEATSKQVPLIRYHYKDREDMFDSHSYAKGGVIMHMLRKTVGDDAFFAAIHDYLEKKEFDDAEIHDLRLSFEAVTGQDLNWFFNQWFMSSGHPTITVSQSYDHGKVTLQIAQTQNQEYTPVYRIPLTVDIWEGGNKRRETITLTKAEESFSFPVSQSPELVLFDAERIIPGIVHHEKTTEELAFQAKYAENIIHRLHALNNLTDLISTNEEVGEIFYRSLKDNSWAIRELAAESFEKYTGSLMSKVRPTIKDMIIKDPKSMVRVAALNTYTSIEPNSLLRVQEALSDSSYSVLATALYKYIELGGNNPTELYSKYEDVDNLNIIIVLADYYAYHKIPEKVEWFGNKLNKISDHEKAYLFNYLGTYAMQQPEDVQMRAAEILIKYAENSINYHTRIGAYQGLSLLNEKPEIDALVKKIANKEVHPEVISNLRSLGVL, encoded by the coding sequence ATGAATATTCCATTCCGACAGTTATCCGCTAGCTTGATAATTATAATTGGGTTTCTTGGCTGTAAAACTTCTCAACCAGGCACACCTCCAGAACCTAATATTGTTATTGAAGAGACAGATGACTCGACTTCTATTGTAGAAGAATTAATGAAACAACCAGCTTCTAGACCCGCTTGGGCTCAGGAAAAAGGGGTGTATCATCCAGAACAGACAAAGTTTTTTGATCTAAAAAACACTAAACTTGATATTCGCTTTGACTGGGAAAACCAATATGTCATAGGAAAAGCTACCTTAACTATGGCGCCATATTTTTATCCACAGGAAAAAATAATCTTGGATGCCAAAGGATTTGATATCAATGCTGTTGAACTGAAAAGTTCTAATGGGAACCAGTCTTTGAAATATAATTATGATGGTTTACTGTTGACCATTTCTCTTGACAAGACTTACAATCGTAATGAGACCATTGATATCATTATAGATTATATAGCCAAGCCTAATGAACTTCAAAGTATGGGCAGCGATGCCATCACTTCTGATAAGGGTTTATACTTTATCAACCCGTTAGGTAAGGAAACAGGAAAACCTCAACAGATTTGGACACAAGGTGAGACAGAAGCCAGCTCTTGCTGGTTCCCAACTTTTGATGCGCCGAATGTCAAAACCAAGCAGGAAATTTATATCACTGTTGAAGACCGTTTCAAGACTATTTCAAATGGAAAGCTTATCAGTCAACAGCAAAATAAAGATGGCTCCCGCACAGATTACTGGAAGCAAGAACTACCACACGCTCCTTACCTATTTGCAATGGCTGTAGGAGAATTTGCTATTGTTGAAGATACTTGGAATGGAAAAAAGGTCGGTTATGTTGTTGAGTCTGAGTTTGAGCAATATGCCAAAGATATCTTCGGTAATACACCTGAGATGATGACATTCTACTCTAAAGTGTTTAACTATGATTTTGCTTGGGACAAATACTACCAGATTGTTGTAAGAGACTTTGTTTCAGGTGCCATGGAAAATACCTCAGCTTCTATTTTTATGGAAAGTCTTCAAGTAGATGACAGAACACTTTTAGATCAAAGCTGGGATTTCATCATTGCTCATGAGCTGATTCACCACTGGTTCGGCGATTTGGTTACTTGTGAATCATGGGCAAACCTTCCACTTAATGAATCATTTGCTAATTACGGCGAATATCTATGGATAGAACATAAGTATGGTCCTGATGAAGCTGAAATGCACAAGGAACAGGAATTGATGCAGTACTTATATGAGGCCACAAGCAAACAAGTGCCGCTTATCAGATACCATTATAAAGACAGGGAAGATATGTTTGACAGCCACTCTTATGCAAAAGGAGGGGTGATCATGCATATGCTTCGCAAGACAGTAGGGGATGATGCTTTTTTCGCTGCTATTCACGATTATCTTGAGAAAAAGGAATTTGATGACGCTGAAATTCATGACCTCCGTCTTTCTTTCGAAGCTGTAACTGGTCAAGACCTAAACTGGTTCTTCAATCAGTGGTTTATGTCATCTGGTCACCCAACAATCACGGTCTCTCAATCTTACGATCATGGTAAAGTAACCCTACAGATAGCTCAAACTCAAAACCAAGAGTACACTCCTGTATACAGAATACCATTGACTGTAGATATTTGGGAAGGGGGAAATAAACGCAGAGAAACTATTACACTGACAAAAGCTGAAGAGTCCTTTTCATTTCCAGTTTCTCAATCACCTGAATTAGTCCTTTTTGACGCTGAACGTATAATCCCTGGAATTGTACACCACGAAAAGACAACCGAAGAACTTGCTTTTCAAGCTAAATATGCTGAAAATATTATCCACAGGCTTCATGCATTAAATAACCTCACTGATCTGATCAGTACAAACGAGGAAGTAGGAGAGATCTTCTATAGAAGTCTAAAGGACAATAGTTGGGCTATTAGAGAATTAGCTGCTGAGAGTTTTGAAAAGTATACAGGCTCTTTAATGAGTAAAGTAAGACCTACTATCAAGGATATGATAATTAAGGACCCGAAGTCAATGGTCAGAGTAGCAGCCTTAAACACCTATACATCTATTGAGCCTAATAGTTTACTTAGGGTTCAGGAAGCCTTGAGCGACTCTTCTTATTCTGTACTAGCCACAGCTTTGTACAAATACATTGAATTGGGTGGAAATAATCCAACTGAGCTTTACTCTAAATATGAGGATGTTGACAACCTCAATATCATTATCGTACTAGCTGACTACTATGCTTACCATAAAATCCCTGAGAAAGTAGAGTGGTTTGGAAATAAGCTTAATAAGATTAGTGACCATGAGAAAGCTTACCTATTTAACTACTTAGGTACTTATGCCATGCAGCAACCGGAAGATGTTCAAATGAGAGCCGCTGAGATATTAATCAAATATGCAGAAAACAGTATTAATTATCACACTAGAATAGGGGCTTATCAAGGACTGTCTCTTTTGAATGAAAAGCCTGAGATTGATGCATTAGTGAAAAAAATTGCCAATAAGGAGGTACATCCAGAGGTTATCAGTAATCTGAGATCTTTAGGTGTACTCTAA
- a CDS encoding DUF4199 domain-containing protein, translating into MNKQLFTTGIVAGILAAIACFLYILVLHGLDLNPFGRYKYMYLGLYGVFFAGGMWYYRDRQNNYKLRAQGGIVLGFTLNIVASVVYMALLYGLMQYVDSNHGIISIYKQEAITVINDVKQMMQESLTPEKFKEQFEAFEQQYKAVQNITPSELALDQSMGMFMAGTFLTFLFMLIMKKS; encoded by the coding sequence ATGAATAAACAGCTTTTTACCACTGGTATTGTGGCCGGGATTCTTGCTGCCATAGCCTGTTTTTTATATATACTGGTACTTCACGGATTAGACCTAAATCCTTTTGGTAGGTACAAGTACATGTACTTGGGACTTTATGGTGTATTCTTCGCAGGAGGAATGTGGTATTACCGTGACAGGCAAAATAATTATAAACTGAGGGCACAAGGTGGTATTGTACTGGGTTTTACATTAAATATTGTTGCTTCTGTTGTTTATATGGCATTACTCTATGGTTTAATGCAATATGTTGATTCCAACCATGGGATCATCAGCATTTATAAGCAGGAGGCAATTACTGTAATCAATGATGTAAAGCAGATGATGCAAGAATCCTTAACACCTGAGAAGTTTAAGGAGCAATTTGAAGCATTTGAACAACAGTATAAAGCAGTACAGAATATAACGCCTAGTGAATTGGCACTGGACCAAAGTATGGGAATGTTTATGGCAGGGACATTTCTAACTTTTCTTTTTATGCTGATCATGAAGAAATCTTAA